Proteins encoded together in one Impatiens glandulifera chromosome 1, dImpGla2.1, whole genome shotgun sequence window:
- the LOC124914521 gene encoding axial regulator YABBY 5-like, translated as MMSSRTVDLSTEQLCYIPCNLCNIVLTVSVPCSRLLETVTVRCGHCTNLWTVNMATAFQSLSSDLQMPNYISDNNYRMEIGSSSKDNNNNRIGTRPFPTTQKRLVNRPPEKKQRSPSVYNQFIKEEIQRIKANNPDISHREAFSTAAKNWAHFPRIHFGLTLDTNQAKLDQDSSKHKMQRAFVLNK; from the exons ATGATGTCTAGCCGTACTGTTGATTTATCGACTGAACAACTTTGCTACATCCCTTGCAACTTGTGCAATATTGTTCTTACG GTGAGTGTGCCATGCAGCAGGCTATTGGAGACTGTAACCGTCCGATGCGGTCACTGCACCAATCTGTGGACCGTCAACATGGCAACGGCCTTTCAATCCCTCTCCTCAGATCTTCAG ATGCCAAACTACATATCAGACAACAATTATAGGATGGAAATTGGTTCTTCTTCAAAAGACAATAATAACAATAGAATTGGGACAAGGCCATTTCCGACTACCCAAAAAAGACTTGTTAATCGAC cCCCGGAGAAGAAGCAACGATCACCTTCCGTGTATAACCAATTTATaaa GGAAGAAATTCAAAGGATTAAGGCAAATAATCCAGACATAAGCCATAGAGAGGCATTTAGTACTGCTGCAAAAAAT tGGGCACACTTCCCACGCATCCATTTTGGGTTGACGTTGGATACCAACCAGGCAAAACTTGATCAG GATTCGTCAAAGCATAAAATGCAAAGGGCCTTTGTACTAAATAAATAG